One window of the Candidatus Dependentiae bacterium genome contains the following:
- a CDS encoding glycosyltransferase family A protein has product MKRLLLFFSVVLINILAASEATVQRFVIVTASYNNKNYCTNNIMSILKQNYDNFHLIYIDDCSGDGTADAVEKLVKELGKEEQITLIRNTERHYALKNQYDAIHTYCTDSDVVVIVDGDDWFVHADVLTFLNKIYTESPHIWLTYGQFREWPSGHIGFCQPMPEEVIKHNRFRDHVHIPSHLRTFKAGLFKKIKQEDLMYEGKFFQMTGDIAAMFPMIEMARNGHFVFIPQVLLIYNAANTLNDHKVSKRLQRDLDLYIRSNQRYPALDTLE; this is encoded by the coding sequence ATGAAGCGACTCCTGTTATTTTTTTCTGTTGTTCTTATTAACATACTGGCCGCTTCTGAGGCTACTGTACAGCGCTTTGTAATCGTCACTGCAAGCTATAATAATAAAAACTACTGTACCAACAATATCATGTCTATTTTAAAACAAAATTATGATAATTTTCATCTGATTTATATTGATGATTGTTCAGGCGATGGCACTGCAGATGCAGTAGAAAAACTTGTAAAAGAGCTCGGGAAAGAAGAACAAATAACCTTGATTCGCAATACTGAACGACATTATGCATTAAAAAATCAATATGATGCTATACATACCTATTGCACTGATAGCGATGTAGTTGTCATTGTAGATGGTGACGATTGGTTTGTGCATGCCGATGTGCTTACGTTTCTGAATAAAATTTATACCGAGTCCCCACACATTTGGCTTACATACGGACAGTTTAGAGAATGGCCAAGTGGCCATATTGGTTTTTGCCAGCCAATGCCTGAAGAAGTCATTAAACACAATCGTTTTAGAGATCATGTTCACATACCATCACATTTGCGTACCTTTAAAGCAGGCTTATTCAAAAAAATTAAACAAGAAGACTTAATGTATGAAGGCAAATTTTTTCAGATGACAGGAGATATCGCAGCTATGTTCCCTATGATAGAAATGGCTCGCAATGGACATTTTGTATTTATTCCACAAGTACTGCTCATATATAACGCTGCAAATACATTAAATGATCACAAAGTATCTAAACGATTACAACGTGACCTTGATCTATATATTCGTAGTAATCAACGGTACCCTGCACTTGATACACTTGAATAA
- a CDS encoding NAD-dependent epimerase/dehydratase family protein, protein MKNKTLILLNFLILHSISANSKTFLVFGGKTGWIGQQLVTLLEQQGHTPICATSRLENREHIIAEIESTKPDFIINTAGITGRPNVDWCEDHKEETMRVNIIGTLNLIDIAHIKNIHITNISTGCIYQYDETHPLGSGIGFTEYDEPNFTGSFYSLTKVLLEKFVIQYPYVLHLRIRMPISDDLNPRGFIGKLVQYPKLVNIPNTVSILHDLLPIIIEMTEKKITGIYNCVNPGTLSHNEIMELYKKYIDPSHVYENFSLDDQAKILKAGRSNCQLDASKLLQYFPYIPHAKQSIIQVFERMQQHIK, encoded by the coding sequence ATGAAAAATAAAACATTAATATTACTAAATTTTTTGATACTACACTCCATTTCGGCCAATTCAAAAACATTCTTGGTATTCGGTGGTAAAACTGGCTGGATAGGTCAACAACTTGTCACATTATTAGAACAACAAGGTCACACACCTATATGTGCTACATCCCGCTTAGAAAATAGAGAACACATAATTGCAGAAATAGAATCAACCAAGCCTGACTTTATTATCAACACAGCAGGAATAACTGGGCGCCCTAATGTAGATTGGTGCGAAGACCATAAAGAAGAAACTATGCGGGTAAATATTATTGGTACGCTCAATCTGATAGATATTGCACATATTAAAAATATCCATATCACCAATATATCCACCGGTTGCATTTATCAGTACGATGAAACTCATCCGCTAGGTAGTGGCATAGGGTTTACCGAATATGATGAACCGAACTTTACTGGTTCTTTTTATTCATTAACTAAAGTCCTGCTCGAAAAGTTCGTTATCCAATACCCCTATGTATTACATTTGCGCATCCGCATGCCAATATCTGATGACTTGAATCCACGTGGATTTATTGGAAAACTTGTCCAATACCCAAAACTGGTCAATATTCCTAATACAGTATCAATACTGCATGACTTACTCCCCATCATTATTGAAATGACAGAAAAAAAAATTACTGGCATATATAATTGCGTAAATCCAGGCACCTTATCACACAATGAGATTATGGAATTATACAAAAAATACATAGATCCCAGCCATGTATATGAAAACTTTAGCCTTGATGACCAAGCAAAAATATTAAAAGCGGGTCGTTCAAATTGTCAGTTGGATGCATCAAAATTATTGCAATACTTCCCTTATATTCCACACGCCAAACAATCTATTATTCAAGTATTTGAACGTATGCAACAACATATAAAATAA
- a CDS encoding class I SAM-dependent methyltransferase, translated as MKKIIFILMLNLICNVQPYEQKIYLYSNNSHLKSNVTLALDALNIKYESVNSIKQNDSENLYIIFDLFKIHESMLPKYYICYQTLDLSSNSLNNEYLKKLSNAIAVWDYSQENINKYRSKIYNYLYYPNNYEFIDPVVLPCILPISTLNKYKELLIYSNQKDTDISSHLPTLFCIGIEKNPKIIVECGVRGGESTQAFREIIQHTHANIIGIDITPDCAAAYSNIPNSLFLCMNDLDFGNYYENSTFKDSKIDMVFIDTSHLYEHTLAEIKLFDTMLNNGGLIIFHDSNVTPLNNGTTYIRLNGTSGFAVGNTKGVTQAIKEFLSLSFDESKYLNTTCIKNEYCWQIIHYPFCNGLTILKKQNI; from the coding sequence ATGAAAAAAATAATATTCATATTAATGTTAAATTTAATTTGCAACGTTCAACCGTATGAACAAAAAATTTATTTATATTCAAATAATAGCCACTTAAAATCCAATGTCACACTAGCTTTAGACGCATTAAACATTAAATATGAATCAGTTAATTCAATAAAACAAAATGATAGTGAAAATCTCTATATAATTTTTGATCTTTTCAAAATACATGAATCAATGCTCCCAAAATATTATATATGCTATCAAACTTTAGACTTAAGTAGTAACAGTCTAAACAATGAATATTTAAAAAAACTTTCAAATGCCATTGCTGTTTGGGATTATAGTCAGGAAAATATCAATAAATATCGATCAAAAATATATAATTATCTTTATTACCCCAATAATTATGAATTTATAGATCCGGTAGTTTTACCTTGTATTTTACCCATTTCTACTCTCAATAAATATAAGGAACTTTTAATTTACAGTAACCAAAAGGACACCGATATATCTAGCCACTTACCAACATTATTCTGTATTGGAATAGAAAAAAACCCCAAAATAATTGTAGAATGCGGAGTGCGTGGAGGTGAATCCACACAAGCATTTCGAGAAATTATTCAACATACTCACGCAAATATTATTGGAATAGACATAACGCCTGACTGCGCTGCTGCATATAGCAATATCCCCAATAGCTTATTTTTATGTATGAATGATTTAGATTTTGGTAATTATTATGAGAATAGTACATTTAAAGATTCAAAAATAGACATGGTGTTTATCGATACATCTCATTTATACGAACATACACTAGCAGAAATAAAACTATTTGATACTATGCTAAACAACGGTGGATTAATTATATTTCATGATTCAAATGTTACGCCTTTAAATAATGGCACTACCTATATTCGATTAAATGGCACTTCAGGATTTGCTGTTGGAAATACAAAAGGAGTAACACAAGCAATAAAAGAATTCCTGTCTTTATCATTTGATGAAAGCAAATATCTCAACACTACTTGTATAAAAAATGAATATTGCTGGCAAATAATACATTATCCATTTTGTAATGGTTTAACGATATTAAAAAAACAAAACATATGA
- a CDS encoding class I SAM-dependent methyltransferase has product MQNKNIIFSLIVSLMSVFTIKSDNTQLDILYRNRKYVGIFIPSDPVIRNIRYGNWGSRPYEYAWVSCIVPVKGKKVIDLGVGLPSQYNWYHYVVNNLQPAFYAGIDFDGRMRKELIVQDNFEIMYMNMAQLEYPDKYFDVAYCISTFEHIPYDIFMKSIQEAHRVLKDDGLLVITLDEEWDKNEPITYSNGWNTLEQSLMQNGLFKRIKRSFGLPEFLSLIQDYFTLYQDDAVIVGDVIRSNQDNFVYYERRNRDAKVLNSGIKINSCVSYALLKKKK; this is encoded by the coding sequence ATGCAAAATAAGAACATTATTTTTTCTTTGATAGTGTCGTTAATGTCTGTTTTTACCATTAAATCTGATAATACTCAGTTAGATATCCTTTATCGCAACAGAAAGTATGTTGGTATTTTTATTCCATCAGACCCTGTTATTAGAAACATAAGGTATGGCAATTGGGGAAGTCGCCCCTATGAATATGCGTGGGTAAGTTGCATAGTTCCGGTTAAAGGTAAAAAAGTTATAGATTTAGGCGTTGGATTACCATCGCAATACAATTGGTATCACTATGTAGTTAACAACTTACAACCGGCATTTTATGCAGGCATAGATTTTGATGGTAGGATGCGCAAGGAGTTGATTGTTCAAGATAATTTTGAAATTATGTACATGAATATGGCTCAGCTCGAATACCCTGATAAATATTTTGATGTTGCATATTGTATTAGTACGTTTGAACATATTCCATATGATATTTTTATGAAATCAATTCAAGAGGCACATAGAGTTCTGAAAGATGATGGTTTGTTAGTTATTACATTGGATGAAGAATGGGATAAGAATGAACCAATAACCTATAGTAATGGCTGGAATACTTTGGAACAAAGCCTTATGCAAAATGGGTTGTTCAAAAGAATAAAGCGGTCATTCGGTCTGCCGGAATTTCTTAGTTTAATTCAGGATTATTTTACTTTATATCAGGATGATGCAGTAATTGTAGGTGATGTTATTAGATCAAATCAAGATAACTTTGTGTATTATGAAAGACGTAATAGAGACGCCAAAGTTCTTAATAGTGGTATAAAAATTAATAGTTGTGTAAGTTATGCATTATTAAAGAAAAAAAAGTAA
- a CDS encoding polysaccharide biosynthesis protein — MKYKILSYLLFCLFFHNISQTTQNNLELFENKNILITGGTGYLGRALTTEILKYNPHRIVIFSRDEVKHFNCSKIFNNNPKIQYVIGDIRNYESLLRVTKGIDIVLHAAALKRIDILETNVCECIQTNIIGSQHIFDACVANNVNTVLFVSTDKACLPINTYGACKFISEKIFTNYDQSTIKTRCLVVRYGNVLESTGSVIPIFTEKIKMGQDIPLTDNRMTRFIIDKQEAVELIFDALRYGIGGEIFVKQLPAFKITDLIEILKEKFSADNNVTITGIRPGEKLHEAMVNHTEMLRAYEFKDYFVIIPSTQQIFYNQEPIYMQYGTLFSTKFEQDVYSSDQAVITKEQVKDLFEKLGLL, encoded by the coding sequence ATGAAGTATAAAATCCTATCATATCTTTTGTTCTGTCTATTTTTTCACAATATATCACAAACCACCCAAAATAATTTAGAGTTATTTGAGAATAAAAACATACTGATCACCGGAGGCACAGGTTATCTAGGGCGTGCTCTGACCACAGAAATTCTCAAATATAATCCTCATCGCATAGTGATATTCAGCAGAGACGAAGTTAAACATTTCAATTGCTCAAAAATATTTAATAATAATCCCAAGATACAGTATGTAATTGGCGATATCAGAAATTATGAATCATTACTCAGAGTAACTAAGGGTATAGATATTGTGCTGCATGCAGCAGCGCTTAAACGCATTGACATCCTAGAAACTAACGTCTGTGAATGTATACAGACTAACATCATTGGATCACAGCATATATTTGATGCTTGCGTGGCTAATAATGTAAACACGGTACTATTTGTATCCACAGACAAAGCTTGTTTGCCAATCAATACCTATGGTGCATGCAAGTTCATTAGTGAAAAAATATTTACCAATTATGATCAAAGTACCATTAAAACAAGATGCTTAGTTGTGCGCTACGGTAATGTACTCGAAAGTACTGGATCAGTAATTCCTATTTTTACCGAAAAAATAAAAATGGGGCAAGATATTCCACTAACCGATAACAGAATGACTCGATTTATTATAGATAAACAAGAAGCAGTTGAACTTATTTTTGATGCATTGCGCTATGGTATTGGTGGAGAAATATTTGTAAAACAACTACCGGCATTCAAAATAACCGATCTTATTGAAATTCTTAAAGAAAAATTTAGTGCTGATAACAACGTTACCATAACCGGTATTAGACCTGGTGAAAAATTACATGAAGCAATGGTTAATCATACTGAAATGTTACGTGCATATGAATTCAAAGATTATTTTGTAATTATTCCTTCTACACAGCAAATATTTTATAACCAAGAACCTATATACATGCAATATGGCACATTATTTAGCACAAAATTTGAACAAGATGTGTATAGCTCCGATCAAGCAGTTATTACCAAAGAACAAGTTAAAGACTTATTCGAAAAACTTGGTTTATTATAA
- a CDS encoding FkbM family methyltransferase has translation MIIFKPHQVFDHIDPYLPEHPIIIEAGAFTGQETVTMATRWPHATIHAFEPVPELFAQLVERTKNFPNVHCYNLALSTTNGTATFYIAEKPDKPGRPSQAGSLQKPKERLKHSPIQFPYTIEVHTITLDSWAQQYNIDHVDMLWLDMQGHELPAMQAAPHILKTVSIIHTEVGFIEAYERQPTYAIVKLWLEQEGFTLIGKDFIDEHQWFFGNALFVKK, from the coding sequence ATGATTATTTTTAAACCGCATCAAGTATTTGATCATATAGATCCCTACTTACCGGAGCACCCGATCATTATAGAAGCAGGTGCATTCACCGGACAAGAAACAGTAACCATGGCAACTCGCTGGCCACATGCAACCATACATGCATTCGAGCCGGTACCTGAACTTTTTGCACAATTAGTTGAACGCACTAAAAACTTTCCAAACGTACATTGTTATAATCTTGCACTCAGCACAACAAATGGTACTGCCACCTTTTATATTGCAGAAAAACCTGACAAACCCGGTAGACCTTCGCAAGCTGGCTCTTTGCAAAAACCAAAAGAACGTCTCAAGCATTCACCTATACAATTTCCATACACCATAGAAGTACATACCATCACGCTCGATAGTTGGGCACAACAATACAACATCGATCATGTGGATATGCTTTGGCTCGACATGCAAGGACATGAATTGCCAGCCATGCAAGCAGCACCACACATACTCAAAACAGTATCTATAATTCACACCGAAGTTGGATTTATTGAGGCATATGAAAGGCAACCAACGTATGCAATAGTAAAATTATGGCTTGAACAAGAAGGATTCACTTTGATTGGAAAAGATTTTATTGATGAGCACCAATGGTTCTTTGGTAATGCATTGTTTGTGAAGAAATAA
- a CDS encoding bifunctional class I SAM-dependent methyltransferase/glycosyltransferase family 2 protein, with product MQKQTSDVLPQNSQPPIQPQENINGQSFSYWLNKNKYYHSLVQSFYKFIVPHDTSVLHINCKNGYLIDAIKPMHAIGLDVDPQCIAYARKNYPRYQFVQGTLDALDSTQTFDYILLSFVTMECDDVQALLENVQHHAHAHTRIVVETYSYVWEPILRIAQKLGLRRQTKFKNWLASADLNNILHLAGFDVVTTGSYMLLPMYIPVVSWFINAWIAPLPVIRNLCLHKWVVARPMPRVHKKNATVSVVITCRNEAGNIERVVKECPRLGSHTELIFVEGGSKDNTLEEIQRVAHAYKDTHDIKWFVQGGKGKGDAVRKGFAHATGDILMILDGDLTMPAEQLPKFFDALVSGKGEFINGSRLVYSMEPGAMRFLNMLANFFFGVLFSWTLGQRIKDTLCGTKVLWRKDYERIAANRHYFGLIDPFGDFDLLFGAAKRTLKIVDLPVPYKSRTYGQTNIRRFWHGFILLGMSSIALRKFKFR from the coding sequence ATGCAAAAACAAACATCTGATGTACTACCTCAAAATTCTCAACCGCCGATACAACCGCAAGAGAATATTAATGGACAGAGTTTTTCGTATTGGCTCAACAAAAATAAATATTACCATTCATTAGTTCAATCATTTTATAAATTTATAGTTCCTCATGATACATCGGTGCTCCATATTAATTGTAAAAATGGCTATCTGATTGATGCGATTAAACCGATGCATGCAATTGGTCTTGATGTAGATCCACAGTGCATTGCATACGCAAGAAAAAACTATCCGCGTTATCAATTTGTGCAGGGTACATTGGATGCCTTAGATAGCACGCAAACATTTGATTATATTCTGTTATCCTTTGTTACCATGGAATGCGATGATGTGCAGGCATTGCTAGAAAACGTGCAGCACCATGCACATGCACACACACGTATTGTAGTCGAAACATATTCCTATGTGTGGGAGCCAATCTTGCGTATCGCACAAAAATTAGGATTACGACGGCAGACCAAGTTTAAGAATTGGTTAGCATCTGCCGACTTGAACAATATACTGCATCTTGCGGGATTTGATGTAGTAACTACCGGATCGTATATGTTGTTACCCATGTATATACCTGTTGTTTCATGGTTTATTAATGCATGGATTGCGCCGTTACCAGTAATACGCAACCTATGTTTGCACAAGTGGGTGGTGGCACGCCCTATGCCGCGTGTGCACAAGAAAAATGCTACGGTATCGGTTGTTATTACCTGCCGCAATGAAGCAGGTAATATTGAACGTGTAGTCAAAGAATGCCCACGCCTAGGGTCACATACAGAATTGATTTTTGTTGAAGGCGGTTCTAAAGATAATACGCTAGAAGAAATTCAACGTGTAGCACATGCATACAAAGATACGCATGACATTAAATGGTTTGTACAAGGTGGCAAAGGTAAAGGTGATGCAGTGCGTAAAGGGTTTGCACATGCAACGGGTGACATATTAATGATTTTAGATGGTGATTTGACCATGCCCGCTGAACAGTTACCGAAGTTTTTTGACGCGCTTGTGAGTGGTAAAGGAGAATTTATTAACGGGTCGCGCTTGGTGTATAGTATGGAACCAGGTGCCATGCGGTTTTTGAATATGCTTGCAAACTTTTTCTTTGGCGTGTTGTTTTCTTGGACGCTTGGGCAACGAATAAAAGATACGTTGTGTGGTACCAAAGTTCTGTGGCGCAAAGATTATGAACGCATTGCGGCAAACCGTCATTATTTTGGTTTAATTGATCCTTTTGGTGATTTTGATTTGCTTTTTGGCGCGGCAAAACGTACCTTAAAGATAGTTGACTTACCGGTGCCATATAAAAGTCGCACGTATGGGCAAACCAATATTAGAAGATTTTGGCATGGGTTTATTTTATTGGGGATGAGTTCTATTGCATTACGCAAATTTAAATTTCGATAA
- a CDS encoding glycosyltransferase, translated as MKLSIIIPAYNEERRIRRTLQAYHQFFTEVKRRGDFDFELVVVLNGCKDNTLGIVQEVASSMDNLYIIDTCDAGKGLAIKLGFADALTRDSDVIGFVDADMATAPEAFDDLVINLDACDGVIASRYMSNSVVYPPRPWIKRWGSRLIYESLVWLLFGLQYDDLQCGAKVFKRHTLQQIVPGLRIRQWAFDVELLCLCKRNGFVIKEHPTVWHDQTGSKLTLRSGFYMLGSIVKLRLRYSPLRFLFKQ; from the coding sequence ATGAAACTAAGTATTATTATTCCTGCATATAATGAAGAACGTCGTATTAGACGTACATTGCAAGCGTACCATCAATTTTTTACTGAGGTAAAACGGCGTGGTGATTTTGATTTTGAATTAGTTGTTGTACTCAATGGATGTAAAGACAACACGCTAGGCATTGTACAAGAAGTTGCTAGTTCCATGGATAATTTATATATCATTGATACATGTGATGCGGGCAAAGGACTTGCGATTAAGCTTGGTTTTGCAGATGCATTAACGCGTGATAGTGATGTGATTGGTTTTGTAGATGCTGATATGGCAACTGCACCAGAGGCATTTGATGATTTGGTAATTAACCTTGATGCATGTGATGGTGTGATTGCAAGTCGTTATATGTCAAATTCGGTGGTATATCCACCACGCCCATGGATTAAGCGGTGGGGAAGTCGATTAATTTATGAATCATTAGTCTGGTTATTATTTGGATTGCAGTATGATGATTTACAATGTGGCGCAAAAGTGTTCAAGCGGCATACGCTTCAACAAATAGTACCTGGATTAAGAATTCGCCAATGGGCGTTTGATGTTGAATTATTATGTTTATGCAAACGAAATGGATTTGTAATCAAGGAGCACCCGACAGTTTGGCATGATCAAACGGGAAGCAAACTTACCTTGCGTTCAGGGTTTTATATGTTAGGGTCAATTGTGAAGTTACGGTTACGGTATTCACCATTGAGATTTTTATTTAAACAATAA
- a CDS encoding glycosyltransferase → MHKLQQQNNQVFHFYNDRLYKFRWLRFLPFKLVTYLLYFLYFFFWLLYKYPAYVVYHTMYSKLALVELGIINCVQLIYGFKVIVVDHNARHIYTRGRIWKYIFNYYAQLVHVIPIGDVTYKIYKAGGIQLHDYSIESPFLPPNVHAEKSILATYPQELVSFLQQYTPIIGMNASRIVLWQHKDLYGIDQAIEMLNIMRNTYPQIGMVIAIAQIGDEYHFHKILKQIQMYDLIDHIFILSGNRELWPLLKMVDVFVRPTCADTFGISVAESLWLGTPAIASNVCTRPEGTILYQQGDVDDLVQKIDMALKEKGYGAIDQQRDHMHTQQTG, encoded by the coding sequence ATGCATAAACTCCAACAGCAAAATAATCAGGTGTTTCATTTTTATAATGATCGATTATATAAATTTAGATGGCTAAGGTTTTTACCATTTAAATTAGTTACCTACTTGTTGTATTTTCTCTATTTTTTTTTCTGGTTGTTGTACAAATACCCAGCGTATGTTGTGTACCACACCATGTATTCAAAGCTAGCGTTGGTAGAATTGGGGATTATTAATTGTGTGCAATTGATATATGGATTTAAAGTAATTGTTGTTGATCATAATGCGCGTCACATATATACGCGAGGTAGGATTTGGAAATATATATTTAACTACTATGCTCAATTGGTACATGTAATACCCATTGGTGATGTTACGTATAAAATATATAAAGCAGGCGGTATACAGCTACATGATTATTCGATAGAAAGTCCTTTTTTACCACCAAATGTTCACGCAGAAAAATCTATTTTGGCAACATATCCGCAAGAATTGGTTTCGTTTTTGCAACAATATACTCCGATTATTGGTATGAATGCATCTCGTATTGTATTATGGCAACATAAAGATTTATATGGTATTGACCAGGCAATTGAGATGCTCAACATTATGCGCAATACATATCCGCAAATTGGTATGGTAATTGCAATAGCTCAAATAGGCGATGAATATCATTTTCATAAAATTCTGAAACAAATACAGATGTATGATTTGATTGATCATATATTTATACTTTCAGGAAATCGAGAATTATGGCCACTATTAAAAATGGTAGATGTGTTTGTCCGTCCGACATGTGCAGATACGTTTGGTATAAGTGTAGCTGAATCATTATGGTTAGGTACTCCTGCAATAGCAAGCAATGTATGCACGCGGCCGGAAGGCACCATATTATATCAACAAGGTGATGTAGATGACTTGGTTCAAAAAATAGATATGGCTTTGAAGGAGAAGGGGTATGGCGCAATTGACCAACAGCGTGATCATATGCACACGCAACAGACTGGATGA
- a CDS encoding glycosyltransferase, whose product MAQLTNSVIICTRNRLDDIQKFLYSLQKQTQLPTELVIVDSSDIPLQYNQNFQKIFASHVFPTTQLTYVHTTPGLPYQRNIGVQYAVGDVLYFFDDDVELQPNYLAAMQQVFSEQPIYSGGMGTVQNIPPRAQLWCRVIRRIFLLGRVHATGSFTWSGMPTHAYGTHAMREVEVLGGCCMAYRASVFKTQQFDEQLSGYAYMEDCDFSRRVSLTSKLFFNPAAQLYHYNSPISRDKVITNRAMFIHNYSYLFFKNFYPYNRLKIICYWWSVLGLFVEALLYRRLDYVQGYWQGLRKYYFY is encoded by the coding sequence ATGGCGCAATTGACCAACAGCGTGATCATATGCACACGCAACAGACTGGATGATATACAAAAATTTTTATATTCCTTGCAAAAACAGACACAGCTACCAACAGAGCTTGTTATTGTAGATAGTAGTGATATACCGTTGCAATATAACCAAAATTTCCAAAAAATTTTTGCATCTCATGTTTTTCCTACAACTCAACTTACGTATGTACATACTACGCCAGGATTACCATACCAACGCAATATTGGTGTGCAATATGCGGTTGGTGATGTGCTTTACTTTTTTGATGATGATGTAGAGTTGCAGCCGAACTATCTTGCTGCCATGCAACAAGTGTTTTCTGAGCAACCGATTTATAGTGGCGGTATGGGAACGGTGCAGAATATTCCGCCTCGTGCACAATTATGGTGTAGAGTAATACGTAGAATTTTTTTGTTGGGTCGTGTGCATGCAACAGGTAGTTTTACCTGGTCCGGCATGCCTACGCATGCGTATGGTACACATGCCATGCGAGAGGTAGAAGTACTAGGTGGATGTTGTATGGCGTATCGTGCATCAGTATTTAAAACACAACAATTTGATGAACAACTGAGTGGTTATGCATATATGGAGGATTGTGATTTTTCTCGTCGGGTTTCATTGACGAGCAAATTGTTTTTCAATCCGGCTGCGCAGTTATACCATTACAATAGTCCGATCAGTCGTGATAAGGTAATAACTAATCGTGCGATGTTTATACACAATTATAGTTATTTATTCTTTAAGAATTTTTATCCATATAATCGATTAAAAATTATTTGTTACTGGTGGAGTGTGTTGGGATTGTTTGTAGAGGCATTATTGTATCGACGCTTGGATTATGTACAAGGGTATTGGCAGGGATTGCGAAAATATTATTTTTATTAA